In Iodobacter fluviatilis, one DNA window encodes the following:
- a CDS encoding NADP-dependent oxidoreductase has protein sequence MKASMQAIRQHRYGQRDVLQLENVPTPQIAADDVLIKVYAAGVNPVDWKIREGYLQSMLAYEMPLTLGWDVAGEIVALGEQVTGWQIGDAVYSRPDIARNGAYAEFVAVRASEIAKKPKSLDWQQAAAVPLAALTAWQALFAMGQLQAGEKVLIHAGAGGVGLFAIQLAKWRGAEVYTTTSGKNTELVTAHGADHVIDYTQTNFADLRDLDLVFDTMGGDILAQSWQTLKAGGRLVSICDQPDEATAHKHHVNAHFCFVQPNAAQLSEIATLLDAGHIKVVIDSVFPFAQAALAHERSESGRARGKIVLQVI, from the coding sequence ATGAAAGCAAGCATGCAAGCCATTCGTCAGCACCGTTACGGTCAACGCGATGTATTACAGCTGGAAAACGTGCCCACACCTCAGATCGCTGCTGACGATGTACTGATTAAAGTATATGCAGCGGGAGTTAATCCGGTGGATTGGAAAATCCGTGAAGGCTATTTGCAATCCATGCTGGCTTATGAAATGCCGCTCACTTTAGGCTGGGATGTGGCAGGTGAAATTGTTGCCCTGGGCGAGCAAGTTACAGGCTGGCAGATCGGTGATGCCGTTTATTCACGGCCTGATATTGCCCGTAATGGCGCCTATGCCGAGTTTGTTGCCGTCAGGGCCAGTGAAATTGCAAAAAAACCAAAAAGCCTAGACTGGCAACAAGCCGCAGCCGTGCCTTTAGCGGCACTCACTGCATGGCAAGCACTCTTTGCAATGGGCCAATTGCAAGCAGGTGAGAAAGTACTCATCCATGCGGGCGCCGGGGGAGTGGGACTGTTCGCCATTCAATTGGCCAAGTGGCGCGGTGCCGAGGTGTATACCACCACCTCAGGCAAAAACACTGAATTAGTCACCGCACACGGTGCCGACCATGTCATCGATTACACACAAACCAATTTCGCAGATTTACGCGATCTGGATCTGGTGTTTGATACTATGGGTGGCGACATTCTGGCCCAAAGCTGGCAAACACTGAAAGCAGGCGGCCGCCTTGTTTCAATTTGCGATCAGCCCGATGAAGCTACCGCGCACAAACACCATGTGAACGCGCATTTTTGCTTTGTACAGCCCAATGCAGCTCAATTAAGTGAAATTGCCACATTACTGGATGCCGGACACATCAAAGTAGTAATAGACAGCGTGTTCCCATTTGCCCAAGCCGCCCTTGCCCATGAGCGCAGCGAAAGCGGCCGCGCCCGTGGCAAAATTGTGCTGCAAGTTATCTAA
- a CDS encoding LysR family transcriptional regulator, protein MPLSLDTLPGLVLFSCVVRHGSLTGAAQELGLNRSSVSKQLARFETQLGAKLLQRTTRKLALTELGERVWQEAQTIATALENVDAITEDYRQNVRGRLKVSCSSSLARVHLVPLLPAFNQRYPEVDLLLQLEDRFVDLTTEQVDIAIRVGHLPDSSLVARKLGELQWQLVASPGYLAEHGAPQTPADLAGHACLFYQNGLRAMNLWTFTGPKGEEQVRVKGALAMNDACALVDAAINGLGILLIDRALLSLALASGQLLPLLPEYQLAAGLPVYAVYPAREWLPAKAAAFVEFILQEFAPRLAAPRE, encoded by the coding sequence ATGCCACTTTCTCTGGATACCTTGCCAGGCCTCGTTTTGTTTTCCTGCGTGGTACGCCATGGCAGTCTGACGGGGGCGGCACAGGAGCTGGGGCTGAATCGTTCGTCGGTGAGTAAGCAGCTGGCACGGTTTGAAACTCAGCTTGGTGCAAAGCTGCTGCAAAGAACAACCCGCAAGCTGGCGCTCACCGAATTGGGCGAGCGGGTATGGCAGGAGGCGCAAACCATTGCTACGGCCCTGGAAAATGTGGACGCTATTACCGAGGATTACCGGCAGAATGTGCGCGGGCGGCTGAAAGTAAGCTGTTCTTCGTCTTTAGCCAGGGTGCACTTAGTCCCTTTACTGCCAGCATTTAACCAGCGCTATCCGGAAGTAGATTTACTCTTGCAGTTAGAAGACCGCTTTGTGGATTTAACCACCGAGCAAGTCGATATCGCCATACGGGTGGGGCATTTGCCAGATTCATCCCTGGTGGCGCGTAAGCTGGGTGAATTGCAGTGGCAGCTGGTAGCCAGCCCTGGCTACCTAGCAGAGCACGGCGCACCACAAACACCCGCAGATCTTGCTGGGCACGCTTGTCTTTTTTACCAGAATGGTCTGCGTGCGATGAATCTATGGACGTTTACCGGGCCTAAAGGAGAGGAGCAAGTGCGGGTGAAAGGGGCTTTGGCGATGAATGATGCCTGTGCCCTAGTAGATGCGGCCATCAATGGCTTGGGTATATTATTGATTGACCGCGCTTTACTCTCTTTAGCACTTGCCAGCGGCCAATTGCTGCCGCTGCTGCCCGAATACCAGCTGGCAGCTGGCTTACCAGTCTATGCGGTTTATCCGGCCCGCGAGTGGCTGCCGGCTAAAGCCGCCGCCTTTGTTGAGTTTATTCTTCAGGAATTCGCCCCCAGACTGGCAGCGCCCCGAGAATGA